The Aphidius gifuensis isolate YNYX2018 linkage group LG2, ASM1490517v1, whole genome shotgun sequence DNA window agaaaaaaaaaaaaaaaatgttatctgAACTTTGTACCGATTGCTTATTTTccttgaatgtttttttttaaattttttcttgtaaaacaattataaatattgaattttaaaaattgcaaattttatctatatttattgatgatatataaaattaattttaattggttTATTAAGTTATTCCGAAGACGCACAGAGGCGTCGAGACGCGTGACGACGTCTGTTCGACGAGACGGTCGTGACTCGACTGTTCGATGAATGTATAAACTACACTCTGTGATTTGttcatttacaataatatcataaatataagCAAACAAAATATACAACATTTGCAAACAACCATCAAATTTCACACTTgataattcatatatattttttttttctttttctttaaacaTCTACTGAGAATAAATTCATGATGTGCAATAATTACAAGCATCTAGCTGCTGAGATTTTCCTCATTGAGGGAGAACAATCAATACtgataatgacaattttaatacaaagaaataatttatcattgttttgttgttattattttcaagattaaATTGTTACTCAATTGTTTTCTTTTCACTTGTTGCAATTAATCTATCACGTTTAAATATCAACtagacaaataatttaaatattttctttatttattaaaataactatACGTATTTACATGcagatttttataaattaagcaGCCCATTTTATtccccgaaaaaaaaaaaaaaaaaacacttttaattaatttataaaattattattattattatttaaaaatacaataaatttttgtatttttgggATATAAATTGtgcatatattttaatattatctattttttaaataaataaattaatatttttgatccTTTTTCAACCtttaagttataaaaaaatttattttgttctttaaaaaaactgtatttaaaaattgtgcGTTTGACAGAATTAATTGCGAATTGATCTGATTTTTTTGGAAGAAATTATAATAGTATTGGTGTGATGTTAAttacagtttttttatttttttattttacccaaGATGATGGTACACGTTTTAATGTGAAATCCTGGGATCCATCAAATTATTAGCTGTAGAAAATTACTTGTTTCCAGATGATTCTGAACTGCTGCCACCCCAGATTGAAgctgttgaaattaaaattaaataaataaataaaaattgaataatgtttaaattgttgaacaaactgaacaatcatttttttatgttaacaaattattaaaatataattggatattttagaaaaataattatcaagaaaagaaatttttccaGTCGATAAAAtttgcttgaaaaaaataaataaaaatgttatataaagttgaaaaaataataataataaataattgacaagTTGTGCAACAATTTGTTTGTccttaaaatatgataattaaatatcaaacttACAGATAAGTATGATGAGTATGATTAAACCAATGATGCCCATGATAATCATCATTTTAAGATTTTTCCACCACATTTTTCTCTTTAATTTACCAGCTTGTTGTTCAAATTGTGCAGCACCTTGTTGAAGTGCATCAGCACGATTATCTAGTTCTGATAATTTTTGATCTCTTTCAAGTACTTTTTCAACATTAACTTTCATAATACCAACAACTTCATCAACTTGTGCTTGtgtttgttgtaattttttagttgataCTGCTTGTTGTGGTGTCCTTGGACCACCCAAATCACCATCTCTTGAATATCCACCACCGTCCATGATTCTGCAATTAAATAcacaataaattaacaattattatcatcttgttttttttttttttaataataaattaatgtcgtattatttttaaatataaataaacgtCAAATGTACACGCCCATAAcctcaaattaattttaaaagtttttcaacaatttcatcaacaaatgatgattaaaatttaaaaaaaaatttaaataattatatggtAATCTGTAATTAACtattgtcaataattaaatatttaattatcaatttttcaacacATGATTTTGACACTTGTAGATAATTCTATATTCGAaattttgccttttttttttttttactttttcttttttaataataaaaaaaaaaaatattgtttcattgtttaataatacttacatgatatatttttatagtaaataatttaaataaattaagattattattta harbors:
- the LOC122849789 gene encoding synaptobrevin-1-like; the encoded protein is MDGGGYSRDGDLGGPRTPQQAVSTKKLQQTQAQVDEVVGIMKVNVEKVLERDQKLSELDNRADALQQGAAQFEQQAGKLKRKMWWKNLKMMIIMGIIGLIILIILISSIWGGSSSESSGNK